In Notolabrus celidotus isolate fNotCel1 chromosome 22, fNotCel1.pri, whole genome shotgun sequence, one genomic interval encodes:
- the LOC117805897 gene encoding uncharacterized protein LOC117805897 codes for MADIAPVRLLVILSEDNSVRVQLRNGIPNSTEELIDEVMNACGLGGYIRLQYRDTDFGNIFVNLTSTSVIKDLSVIKVIQLDPDNTTVVLYPVDNLTSGTPSPGMNSEDSFSGSAHTDDTELLSHSPDSLRTQQWPQVFPIPLFSFDTECQLQIADAEYARSQSRLTPGSRMLSDILEKLAEKVYEYKAYPTDADFSDVAVALTSKHPCLREPGSFNESYGWKQRLKVKMANYRTLLKAHGTSPEVAVNSLKSKSKEEAYPAKNVKRPRRAEVNHFPSLPFGETEESLEQERISLLAELKKRNNRQTIKEKMAKTFGYRRQEIVHQKPGIEDILERWPALFQMEEINAEFMRITTVPLETKLFAQLDKISAKLLEVIRRKGGAVRQKTSRILQLLDETLDINTRRECILTSLMIYLGERVEHLIKESQDETEELRQTAMAILTTGKEDPLHPPKDIKIIIEGTEVLNGLPSVAEAFTMIFGLIYTLNLKYPKKLESTFEFVQKVLMDLDRKKMSPKVNKLCNQLYSSE; via the exons ATGGCAGATATTGCTCCAGTCCGATTGCTGGTCATCTTGAGCGAAGACAACAGTGTCAGAGTGCAACTACGCAATGGGATTCCCAACTCAACAGAAGAGCTCATTGACGAGGTCATGAACGCATGTGGATTAGGAGGGTACATTAGGCTGCAGTACAGGGACACTGACTTTGGGAACATCTTTGTAAATCTGACCTCTACAAGTGTCATTAAGGATCTGTCAGTTATCAAGGTTATCCAGTTAGATCCCGATAACACAACTGTTGTCTTGTATCCAGTTGACAACTTAACAAGTGGCACCCCATCACCTGGGATGAACAGTGAAGACTCCTTCTCAgggtctgcacacacagatgacACGGAACTGCTGAGCCATTCCCCAGACTCATTAAGGACACAGCAGTGGCCACAAGTTTTTCCCATCCCACTTTTCTCTTTTGACACTGAATGTCAACTACAGATAGCAGATGCAGAGTATGCAAGAAGCCAATCCAGACTGACACCCGGCTCAAGAATGCTATCAGACATACTGGAGAAACTGGCTGAAAAGGTCTACGAATACAAAGCATACCCTACAGATGCAGACTTTAGCGATGTTGCTGTTGCACTGACAAGTAAGCACCCGTGTCTGAGAGAACCAGGGTCTTTCAATGAGAGCTATGGATGGAAACAAAGGCTTAAGGTGAAAATGGCCAATTACCGAACTCTACTTAAAGCACACGGCACATCTCCAGAGGTCGCTGTTAATTCTTTGAAGTCCAAGTCTAAAGAGGAGGCCTATCCAGCAAAGAATGTAAAGAGACCTAGACGAGCGGAGGTCAACCATTTTCCATCCTTGCCATTTGGCGAGACTGAAGAAAGCCTGGAACAAGAGAGGATTTCCCTCTTGGCAGAACTTAAGAAACGAAACAACCGACAAACAATTAAAGAGAAGATGGCAAAGACTTTTGGATACCGAAGACAAGAAATAGTGCATCAGAAGCCTGGCATTGAAGACATCTTGGAGAGATGGCCTGCACTTTTTCAGATGGAAGAG atcaATGCTGAGTTCATGAGAATAACAACAGTCCCCTTGGAGACCAAGTTATTTGCACAGTTAGATAAAATCTCCGCCAAACTGTTGGAGGTCATCAGGAGAAAGGGGGGAGCCGTAAGACAGAAGACGTCCAGGATCTTGCAGCTTTTAGATGAG ACTTTGGACATCAACACTAGAAGAGAGTGCATCCTCACATCTCTGATGATCTACCTGGGGGAACGTGTTGAGCACCTGATCAAAGAATCCCAG gaTGAGACTGAAGAACTGAGGCAGACAGCCATGGCAATCTTGACCACAGGAAAGGAGGATCCTCTCCACCCACCCAAAGACATCAAGATCATCATCGAAGGAACAGAGGTTCTCAATGGTTTGCCTTCAGTTGCAGAAGCTTTTACCATGATCTTTGGGCTCATATACACACTCAATCTGAAGTATCCAAAGAAATTGGAATCCACCTTTGAGTTTGTGCAAAAAGTCTTGATGGATCTTGATCGGAAAAAGATGAGCCCGAAAGTTAACAAACTCTGCAACCAGCTGTACAGCTCAGAGTAG